DNA sequence from the Armigeres subalbatus isolate Guangzhou_Male chromosome 1, GZ_Asu_2, whole genome shotgun sequence genome:
TTGTGATAAGAGCGCGCCCCGGAGTCCTAATAACTGAAGAGCTAGATGGCGATTTAGTGCGTTTTCGAGACCGTCTTTCGGTGAGTTGCCTCTGTTGCTTTCGGTGGATGCTGACACTCGtcggaatttggaaattaaGACGAAAGGAGATTGAGAAAGCGTATTGCTCGCAGTGGAGTGGTACTTGCCTGCAGGTTGATTTCGGAAGACCCCATCTTCCAGCTCACACACAGGACCGGAACGGCTGCAGATCGCTGGCGGGAAGAGCACGACTGCGGTGAGAGGAATAGGGGCTTCCTTAACGCATATGGCAAATCTGCGGACCGGCATCTGCTCCACATATGTAGAACACGAATTTTGAGAGTAGCAACATCTCTGTAGCTGTTGACTTTTGTCAGGAAGGCGTCTCGGAATCCGTAGTTTTGAAGAAGTTGATGGTGTTATCGACGTGAGGCGACTAAAATCGAGAAGCGAATCAGGAAGCGAATAATTCGTAGAAGCTTGATACTTGCCTTGATGAAGAGTTTGGAAGCCCCAGTTACCAAGCtcaaacacaggaccgggacggctgcaGGACGCTGACGGGATCGGCTCGACTGTGTTCAGAGGATATGAGGCTTCCTTGAGGATATAGGCAAGTTTGCGTCCCGGTGATCCGCCAACAGTAGATGGTTGATTTACTCTATCACCACCATTTCTGCCTCCACTGGAATGTTCAACGGATCGTTGGATTCTGATGGAAGTCTTGGTCGCCAAACAAATGAATTAGAGCTGTCGCCAGAGAATTCTTGGAATACGATTCCTTTCGGCCATGTTGTTGAAGAGAGTGCTTTGGGCTTCAGGTCAGCATTCATTCCAATTTTAAAAGATATGAAGGACAATGTAGTAACGATGTTTCTCCTTATTACAGTCCAGCGCGTCTGGCCTGAAAGAGTGATTGGTgcttaggggccatccacaaagtacgtcacgcttctagggggggggggttccgagcggtgtgacgactcatacaaaattttggaGTTTTTATACAAAAAGGTGTGACGAGgggtgggggttgaaaatcgccaatttttgcgtgacgtactttatggatcttcccttagctTCCTGAATGCCCGTAAAGCTTTGCGTCTGGCTTTGACCGCACGCCAAGTTTCCTCGGACCACCATCTGAGTGCACGCCGAAACGGGACGGCCACTGGACCGGGAGATGGCTTGCTGGGCAGCAGCGAGGATCATGCTGGTGAAATCGGAGATGAATGAGGAAGGATGGTCCGCGCAGGCAGTCGACATGGCGCGCACGTACTCCTCCCAGTCCGCTTCACCGTATACCGTGCACGCACCATACTTTGCGCAGTTAAGAAAATGCAAAATTGAATCAACTCGTACAACTTACAGAAAGTGGCTATCTGCCTGAAATAGTTTCCATGCTCATGAGATGGCTCCAACAATATTATAATTGTTGGGTCCATGTGTAATTAGTTGTCAGCGAAtattaaaatttacaaaaaatgcaGTTTTTCAGGTAAACCGTCACTTGTTATTTGTGCTAAGAACACACCATTTTGGTAATTTTCAGTGTTTTCAGTACAAGTTTCgactattaaaatgaaaaatgtgtCATTTAACAGCGGTAAAATGCATGCACTGTTATGATAACATGTATATTGTGCTGACAAGTTATAATTATATTCcgaaaattaatttgaacgcattctattacaAAAATAACCGCAAAATGCGCAAAGTTGGGTGCGTGCACGGTATATTCATGTCAATaagctcgtaatctgaataggcttttagagtccctcgctggcactcgacACATGGGTAAAAGACGCCAAACCTTGCGAAAATGTCGAGTGTTCTGACGTATACAAGGAAGCAAACTGCTCATCAAGCATGgaagatcgatcaggtggaatatTTCTCGCGAATCTTTCGTAGTGCGCTTTTGATGACTAGCATGATGACCAGGATGAAGAGTGTTCAATTACAACTACTCAAATAATATTAGCAATAGCAAACGAAAGTTTATTATAcacttgaaaataaaaacaattcaaaataatttcaatgcaTAGATTCCGTTGTACaaactttgtaaaaaaaaatgtataaagaaAAATAATCTTTAAATAGTTGTCAATATATAAAGAATATCCGAATAACTTCGGTAAAGGCATTCAGCCagtcaaataacaaaaaaataacaatatatcATTCTCCTAAAAACAAAATCGCCTTAAGAAAAATGTCCTGATATAAAAATTTGTCTAAGAATTGTCAAGGCTACTTCATTACAGGAAGTAAAGCTTCTTCTCGAGCAAATTGCTCGGCGCCTGGTGGATAAACTGACCGACCAGGAAGGACAGCTTGTGGGCATACTGACAAACCGCCGGTACCCGCGTTGTTCCGGACCAGTTGTAGTACAAATGGCACTGCTTGTACGACAACATCTGTAGGTGATCGATTTGCAGTCCAGTCGTGTCGTGGAGGATGTTATACGCCGTCGGAGAAACCGTTCCCTGTCGAACTGATTGCGAAACGATGTAAAAATCAGTGCTGTGGAAAAAAATCACGCCATAATGACTTGAACAGGATGCTGGAAAAGCAAGTCACTTACCGTTCTGGAAGTGTAACCACATCGTCAACAACCGTTCCCGGCTTAGGATTGTGTTTTCGTTCGAAGAACCTTGTATTGATGCGCTTGTTAACTATGAAGAAGGCCAGCATTACGTCCTGTTCAGCCCCGGCGGATTTGTAAATGTCGTTTAACTTGTCCATCATTGCTCGAACCTCATGCTCATACACGTAGTGCAATTGACCCTCGCCGACCCCGTCCCGATAAAAGAAAATACGCTTTGGTAGCGTATTATACTCCTTGCGGTATTCGTTCAAAGCTTTCACCATGTTCAGGGGAAGATAGTTGCAAATTTCTTCACCGTGCCCATGCTGACTTACGGTGGAGAAGAACTTTGGAGTGCCTCGTATTTCATGGTCGAATGTGGCCACCATTGCTCCGTAAGATTTTGACTTATCATTCGTATCGTGGCATACATCGAATCCGACCGTCATCAGACCGCTGAGAGGAATTTTGACCTTCCACGGGACGCCACCCAGTTTGCAGTTCATCTGAATGACGACTTTGGTCGCCACGGACATCAGCGTACGCACATTGCCTCCCTTCGGTGTGATTGTTTTCTGGCAGATGACCTGCGTTGGTACAGCGCGGTCCACGCAGCACTTCTTCTTGATTGCTGTGTAGCGGTCGGCTTTCTGATTTGTAACGACGCACATAATCATCTGAGGATCTTTATTCACCAGGTTGTCCAGCATACGGACGTAAGTACCAGGATTGTCGTCCGGGATGGAGACAAATTCACATTGTTTGATTTCGAAACGCATTCCACGGGCAGCCTGCATCATGCAACCGACAAAGTCGTTGGCTTCCCGTTGAGCCCTATTTGGTACAACCAAAAACCAGTGATCCAGCCGGATGGTCGAATACATCGGTTGATCACGGAAGTGGCCAGTCCAGTCCGCATTATCTCCCGATGGAACCCCACTGAAAAAACGAATTAGCATACGTCAATTGTCATCATGAAGCCAAAAAGTGTAAGACAGAGTATTTACGGTGATGTCGATGAGAAGAAAATTGTTTCCTTTGGCAGCAACCGCCCCGGAAGTTCAACCAGACGTTTGTCAAGCTCCATCTGCCAAACCTTGAATACCTCCATGCTCTCCGACGTGGTTTGCAGACGACGGTTGAACGTTTCCAGCCGTTCAATCCGTCGATCTGGAGTGAGGCGAGTATGGTCCGACATTGCACGCAtcattctgaaatattttttttaaattggaaattcatcggaaccaaaaattctccaaagtttCGCTACCCAAAACGATCGTATAGTAAACTGAGAGTTGTGTTTTCGAACCCAATCGCCCACTTACCGAAAATCATTTCTCATTTGTTCGGTAAGCCCCGTCATTCGACAGAGCTCCGGCACCAAAGCCATCAGTTCGTTGCCACCCGCTCGCAGGTCGCGCTTCTTAGCTCGGGAAAGCAACATCGGCTGATTGGGATCCCGGATCTTGATATTGTACTTCTGCTGATAGTAATCGACGAACGAGATTTTTCCATTCCTGGTTTCGAATGTGCTGGATGGAGTGGTGTCGTACGAAACATCGTGGATCGTGTAGGTTTTGTTGTTGTATCCGGTCAGTACAACGACTCCGAGGACAGAGCGGGTAAACGCATCCTTGTAGTTTCGATCGTGCCGCTGGCACTCCCGAAGAATGTCGTAACATGTTTGCATTCTCATTGTCTTATGAGCAATTTCACAGCAAACCAAGATATCCTGTTCGTGCTGTCGAATGCTGGTTACGTACCCTGGCCACAGTTCTATCTGATATTCTCGAATGGCA
Encoded proteins:
- the LOC134212903 gene encoding protein aubergine-like, with the protein product MSERQLQGRARARGYTAVNVSNEGREGRGQAPVRGSGVGVSGPRPSFQHPGAEGRAMTHRDATAGRGAASTTSGSGNGSGNGNGAAGAGPNRGAMRGRRTISDTLRTRALDAPSKHGSEGQTIKLQANYFKLMKHIEWTLYQYRVDFAPVCDSIRLMQGLISQHKKTFGGYLFDGTQLFMVNKLRSEQLSLDCRHERTGDVYQIKIVHTGTVDMTNETGIQVLNLILRRAMGGLNLQLVGRNLFDAAAKIAIREYQIELWPGYVTSIRQHEQDILVCCEIAHKTMRMQTCYDILRECQRHDRNYKDAFTRSVLGVVVLTGYNNKTYTIHDVSYDTTPSSTFETRNGKISFVDYYQQKYNIKIRDPNQPMLLSRAKKRDLRAGGNELMALVPELCRMTGLTEQMRNDFRMMRAMSDHTRLTPDRRIERLETFNRRLQTTSESMEVFKVWQMELDKRLVELPGRLLPKETIFFSSTSPGVPSGDNADWTGHFRDQPMYSTIRLDHWFLVVPNRAQREANDFVGCMMQAARGMRFEIKQCEFVSIPDDNPGTYVRMLDNLVNKDPQMIMCVVTNQKADRYTAIKKKCCVDRAVPTQVICQKTITPKGGNVRTLMSVATKVVIQMNCKLGGVPWKVKIPLSGLMTVGFDVCHDTNDKSKSYGAMVATFDHEIRGTPKFFSTVSQHGHGEEICNYLPLNMVKALNEYRKEYNTLPKRIFFYRDGVGEGQLHYVYEHEVRAMMDKLNDIYKSAGAEQDVMLAFFIVNKRINTRFFERKHNPKPGTVVDDVVTLPERTDFYIVSQSVRQGTVSPTAYNILHDTTGLQIDHLQMLSYKQCHLYYNWSGTTRVPAVCQYAHKLSFLVGQFIHQAPSNLLEKKLYFL